One region of Pogona vitticeps strain Pit_001003342236 chromosome 1, PviZW2.1, whole genome shotgun sequence genomic DNA includes:
- the ANKEF1 gene encoding ankyrin repeat and EF-hand domain-containing protein 1 — translation MALADKRLENLQIYKVLQCVRQKDKKQIEKLTKLGYPELINFTEPINGDSALHLACVANDIDMCNFLLELGAHPDVQDRMGRTPVMKAAELGHDLALDVLVQAEADMTIVDAEGKGVLFYCILPTKRHYRCVQIVLEFGADVNNCTLEGKPVFVQACEQAHEIKEMCMTFLERGANPNATNPATGRTALMEAAREGVLEIVRGILERGGDVNVFDHERHHAAHFAAKGGFFEILKLISAYNGDVGLIAMNGNTPLHYAAAGGFAECCRFIGQRGCNPIWKNLEKKTARQVAKDSGSKASVKEIRKIERRYAKFLKPKPGVKNPNPPWAVRLHDWSVEHQESLHDLFGAVDRGDGTVSREDFVSIIEEKCPFVEAEQIQTIAQAHEKTRAGGVNPEEFLTGKRYLQKPFLLSSYGPKKKKGKKGKGKKGKFAIPMPICVIPDSSRPRHPDGGPPEYMIETYQNVTDCNRFNRDHPPEHPIQDDSWWYIDDPMKNFSNINYLTKDGDLSSLKKAFESRVPVDMRDNFYKTPLMAACASGNIEAVKFLLEKGASVNATDNFMWTPLHHACHAGQQDIAELLINSGATVDAASINDGTPLMRGIESCRLDTVQYLINTGAKPQLANRRGQNALEIAKAYADNRLVHFIQDTLDRLPQPPETKVDKQKGKKGGKPKAPTQAPGATLAPASPKIKSADLEAKEPVKDKLLQPLEPAMEKSLFEEEKESLRDNVVHLNSLITRGATRKLNITFTPQRIWSPELTTKDLLKKRELRRQRFTYEVDFEDFMMPFKRNFMDKVRALEQAAALH, via the exons ATGGCTTTGGCCGACAAGAGGCTTGAAAACCTTCAGATCTACAAAGTTCTCCAGTGTGTTCGTCAGAAGGACAAGAAGCAGATCGAAAAGCTCACCAAACTGGGATACCCTGAACTCATCAATTTCACTGAACCCATCAATGGAGACAGTGCCCTTCACTTGGCTTGTGTGGCTAATGACATTGACATGTGCAATTTTCTGTTAGAGCTTGGTGCTCACCCTGATGTCCAGGATCGAATGGGGCGTACGCCGGTGATGAAAGCAGCTGAGCTTGGCCATGACTTAGCCCTGGATGTATTGGTCCAGGCAGAGGCAGACATGACCATTGTGGACGCAGAAGGAAAAG GTGTGCTGTTCtactgcattttgcccaccaaGCGGCACTACCGCTGTGTCCAGATTGTCCTAGAATTTGGAGCAGATGTTAACAACTGCACTCTTGAAGGGAAGCCTGTCTTTGTACAAGCTTGTGAGCAAGCCCACGAAATCAAAGAGATGTGTATGACATTCTTGGAAAGAGGAGCCAACCCGAATGCAACAAACCCA GCAACGGGCCGCACAGCCTTGATGGAAGCAGCCAGGGAAGGAGTTTTGGAAATAGTCCGTGGTATCCTTGAGAGAGGAGGAGATGTGAATGTTTTTGACCATGAGAGACACCATGCTGCCCATTTTGCTGCCAAAGGAGGGTTTTTTGAG ATCTTGAAGCTTATTTCTGCCTATAACGGAGATGTAGGCCTGATAGCAATGAACGGAAACACGCCACTTCATTACGCTGCCGCTGGAGGTTTTGCAGAATGTTGCCGGTTCATTGGTCAAAGAG gCTGTAATCCCATATGGAAGAATCTCGAGAAGAAGACAGCAAGACAGGTGGCTAAAGACAGTGGCTCCAAAGCATCTGTCAAGGAGATCCGTAAAATTGAGCGCCGCTATGCcaaatttttaaaacccaaacCTGGTGTGAAGAACCCCAACCCACCCTGGGCGGTGAGGTTGCACGATTGGTCCGTAGAGCATCAGGAGAGTCTTCATGATTTATTTGGGGCAGTGGACCGAGGTGACGGGACTGTCAGCAGAGAAGACTTTGTCTCCATCATTGAGGAGAAGTGTCCATTCGTGGAAGCTGAGCAAATACAAACGATTGCCCAGGCCCACGAGAAGACACGGGCCGGAGGGGTCAACCCTGAAGAGTTCCTTACAGGGAAACGGTACTTGCAGAAACCTTTCCTCCTTTCATCTTATGGTCCCAAGAAAAAGAAGGGCAAGAAAGGGAAGGGCAAGAAAGGGAAATTTGCCATCCCCATGCCCATCTGCGTCATCCCTGACAGCTCGCGCCCACGTCACCCGGATGGCGGACCACCGGAGTACATGATCGAAACCTATCAGAACGTGACTGACTGTAATCGGTTCAACCGGGATCACCCGCCCGAGCATCCCATTCAAGATGATTCTTGGTGGTACATTGACGACCCTATGAAGAACTTTTCAAACATCAATTACCTTACGAAAGATGGAGACCTTTCCTCCCTGAAAAAAGCCTTTGAGTCCAGGGTGCCAGTGGACATGAGGGACAATTTCTACAAGACTCCCTTGATGGCTGCCTGTGCGAGTGGCAACATAGAGGCAGTGAAATTCCTTCTGGAAAAAGG GGCTAGTGTGAATGCAACGGATAATTTCATGTGGACACCTCTCCACCATGCCTGCCATGCAGGTCAGCAGGATATTGCTGAACTGCTCATTAATTCTGGAGCAACAGTAGATGCTGCTTCAATCAATGATGGAACTCCATTAATGAGAGGAATTGAGAGTTGTCGGCTGGACACCGTACAGTATTTAATCAACACTGGTGCTAAACCTCAGTTGGCCAACAGAAGAG GACAAAATGCGCTGGAAATCGCAAAGGCATATGCTGACAATCGGTTGGTTCACTTCATTCAAGACACATTGGACCGTTTGCCTCAACCCCCGGAAACCAAGGTTGAtaagcagaaggggaaaaaaggaggcaaACCTAAAGCGCCCACCCAAGCCCCAGGAGCCACGCTGGCACCAGCTTCTCCTAAAATCAAGTCTGCTGATCTTGAAGCAAAGGAGCCCGTGAAAGATAAG CTTCTGCAGCCACTGGAACCGGCCATGGAGAAGTCTCTctttgaagaggaaaaagaatcccTCAGGGATAATGTTGTCCATCTGAACTCACTGATAACCAGGGGAGCTACAAGGAAACTGAACATCACATTCACACCACAGAGG ATTTGGAGCCCAGAATTGACAACAAAGGATCTCCTTAAAAAGAGGGAGTTGCGTCGTCAACGTTTTACTTATGAAGTGGATTTTGAGGACTTTATGATGCCATTTAAGAGGAATTTTATGGACAAAGTCCGTGCACTAGAACAGGCGGCTGCCTTGCATTAA